The sequence CTCCTTCAGCAGCAGGGCGCCGACGAGGAAGCGGGCCACTTCATCCACCGTGTCCCACCAGGCCCCTTCCCGGATCATGCGCTCGAAGAGGGGCAGGGCCTCAAGGGTCTGGAAGGCCGGGAAGAGCTTGGCCCATTCCACGGCGGCATAATGGGCCTCCCGCTGGGGCAGGGACCAGAAGGCCTGGATCTGCGCTAGGTACTCGGCCTGGTTTTCCGGCGGGTGGGATTTGGCCATGCCTTTCACCACGCGGCGCATGGACGCGGCGTCCACGCCGAAGAAGGGATCCGAAGTTTTCATGTAGGCCTGGGCGCCCCGCTGCCGATCGGGATTTGCTACAGCCTCCAAGCGTTGGGCCAGATCGAGGGCCAGATCCCTTGGCTTCATGATTCCTTGGCTTTCAGCAAGTGGGTTTCGATGCGCTGCAGGCGTTCCAGCACACTCTGGCGTAGCTCATCAACGGTGTCATGCAAGTGGGCGACCTCAAGCTCGGCCTTCACATTGATCTCGTACTCGATGTCGTCCCGCACATGGTCCTTGGCGGCCTGCCGGTTCTGGGCCAGGAGCACGAAGATGGACAGGAAGATGGCCTGCAGGGACACGATCATCGTCAGCAGCCCGAAGGGAAAGGGATCGAAACGCCAGGTGCCCGATATGTTGAGCCAGATCCACGCGCCGAACCAGAGCGCGTTGCCCGCCAGGAAGGACATGCTGCCGGAAAAGGCGGCGATCCAATCCGCGACCTTCTGCACGAGCGTCATCTGTTCCTGGATCTCCTCGCTGGGATTCCGCGCCACCCTGGCCCGCAGCAGGAGATCGGCCTTCCGGGTCATGGCGCCCATGGCGCCGAGAAGGTGCAGCGCCGCTTCGGGTTTTTTGCTCACCAGGAGCAGCAGATCGGCGCGGTCAACCTCCAAAAGCTCCGTCTCCTCCAGCGCCACGGCCGAGGCAGTGCGGGGTCCCGCATCCAACATGGCCAGCTCGCCAAAGACATCGCCGGGGCCGCATTCCGTGAGCACGATCTTCTGCCCCGCGAGGTCCGTGATGAAGATCTCCACGGCGCCCTGGACCACCACGTACATGGCCTGGCCGGGATCCCCGGCCCTGAAGAGGACCACACCCGCATCCAAGGACCGGGTGCCCACCGCCTCGGTGAGCAGGGCGCACTCGTCGGC comes from Holophagaceae bacterium and encodes:
- a CDS encoding DUF1003 domain-containing protein, with translation MPADASLLTALPLFATLNADECALLTEAVGTRSLDAGVVLFRAGDPGQAMYVVVQGAVEIFITDLAGQKIVLTECGPGDVFGELAMLDAGPRTASAVALEETELLEVDRADLLLLVSKKPEAALHLLGAMGAMTRKADLLLRARVARNPSEEIQEQMTLVQKVADWIAAFSGSMSFLAGNALWFGAWIWLNISGTWRFDPFPFGLLTMIVSLQAIFLSIFVLLAQNRQAAKDHVRDDIEYEINVKAELEVAHLHDTVDELRQSVLERLQRIETHLLKAKES
- a CDS encoding DNA alkylation repair protein → MKPRDLALDLAQRLEAVANPDRQRGAQAYMKTSDPFFGVDAASMRRVVKGMAKSHPPENQAEYLAQIQAFWSLPQREAHYAAVEWAKLFPAFQTLEALPLFERMIREGAWWDTVDEVARFLVGALLLKERAVMKPVMERWIQDEHLWIRRAALVAHQKHRERADEAQLFDHCLRLAPEQDFFIRKAIGWALREHSKTRPEAVEAFIAAHRAELSGLSIREGLKRVSASR